From Medicago truncatula cultivar Jemalong A17 chromosome 7, MtrunA17r5.0-ANR, whole genome shotgun sequence, a single genomic window includes:
- the LOC25499206 gene encoding PRA1 family protein F2 codes for MNSSSSSPPHYSSLPSSNSIPPNFISRATTPKPLSATRRPWEEVFALYSFTRPYSLTEATSRVKCNINHFRVNYIILILFVLFLSLLWHPISIIVFLITLIAWFFLYFFRDEPIVLFGHVVDDRASAAVLAVVTIVALGFTGVWVNVLVSIAVGVVIVVLHGAFRSTEDLYVDEHEGYDGGLLNSFVGGTPTKRGAGYTLI; via the coding sequence AtgaattcttcatcttcttcaccaCCTCATTACAGTTCTCTCCCATCGTCAAATTCCATTCCTCCAAATTTCATCTCACGCGCCACCACACCAAAACCCCTCTCCGCCACGCGCCGTCCATGGGAAGAAGTTTTCGCACTCTACTCTTTCACACGTCCATACTCTCTCACCGAAGCCACCTCGCGCGTGAAGTGTAACATCAACCACTTCCGCGTAAACTACATCATCCTCATCCTCTTCGTCTTATTCCTCAGTCTCTTATGGCATCCTATCTCAATCATAGTCTTCTTGATCACACTCATAGCTTGGTTTTTTCTCTACTTCTTCCGTGACGAACCGATTGTTCTGTTTGGCCATGTTGTGGATGATAGAGCTTCTGCGGCGGTGCTTGCTGTGGTGACGATTGTGGCGTTAGGGTTTACTGGTGTTTGGGTGAATGTGTTGGTTTCGATTGCGGTTGGTGTTGTGATTGTTGTGTTGCATGGTGCATTTAGGAGTACAGAGGATTTGTATGTGGATGAACATGAAGGGTATGATGGAGGGTTGCTTAATTCGTTTGTTGGGGGTACCCCTACAAAACGTGGTGCAGGGTATACCTTAATATAG
- the LOC25499207 gene encoding multiple RNA-binding domain-containing protein 1, whose product MSRICVKSIPKYYTEDHLRLKFSKIGEITDVKLMRTITGKSRQFAFIGFRTDREAQEAIRHLNNSYFDTQKITCEVAQKLGDANLPRPWSQHSTKKVNKVITPHVNNHARAKGHEDNSMEIDDPKLQDFLQVMQPRAMSKLWANDTSVVSNDGNNQATLNKETERTSVANHPILSDSQVDELPKNPKSDKKRELKHDGVISDMDYFKSKLTTEWSDSESSDDDNGDDNSDSASSDDDDKDKPSHTTEHEENRGNNPVERTPRSGAQELDLEDQENTVGKDVANDKSQVNATEEEGQLSNPEHKKGVSEPCRLFVLNLPYSTTEEELEEHFSQFGSVSQVHLLVHEVTKRSKGIAFIHFSVPEFAARALEESNNSIFQGRLLRVIPAKSNEENKDQGSKTHKQRREEERKAAEAKGDTRAWNSLFMRQDTITENVTRKHGVSKSDLLGPEADDVAANVALGETDVILETKNAFKKAGVNVESLEELAEGKVYGVKRSNHVLLAKNLPYGATENELAEMFGKFGSLDKIILPSTRTLALVIFLEPAEAKAAFGGLAYKKYRAAPLYLEWAPSDVLSPKSQSKNDEVNNGISEKDVKRVILEKDVEKISDVDIDPDRIEARSLFVKNLNFKTTDEGLREHFSKHMKEGRILSVKVKKHLKKGKNVSMGFGFVEFDSAETATSVCNDLQGAVLDSYAHILQPCHVKNVGKVQKKVEKDKSSTKLLVRNVAFEATKKDLRQLFSPFGQIKKLKLPMKFGNHRGFAFVEYVTQQEAQNALTALSSTHLYGRHLVIERAKEGESLKELRARTAAQFNEHSGFQDTNLSKKRKAISMLDEGNMKFKRFD is encoded by the exons AT GTCGAGAATATGTGTGAAGAGTATCCCTAAATATTATACGGAGGATCATCTAAGACTAAAATTTTCTAAGATAGGAGAAATAACTGATGTCAAGCTTATGCGTACCAT AACCGGAAAAAGTCGGCAATTTGCTTTTATTGGATTTCGTACCGACCGGGAAGCTCAGGAAGCAATTCGACATCTTAATAATTCTTACTTTGACACACAAAAAATTACTTGTGAG GTGGCTCAAAAACTTGGTGATGCAAATCTTCCTCGTCCGTGGAGTCAacattcaacaaaaaaagtcaATAAAGTGATCACCCCACATGTTAACAATCATGCTAGAGCTAAAGGACATGAAGACAATTCTATGGAAATTGATGACCCAAAACTTCAAGATTTTCTTCAGGTCATGCAACCTCGGGCAATGTCTAAGCTGTGGGCAAATGATACTTCAGTTGTATCCAATGATGGTAACAACCAAGCAACATTGAATAAGGAGACCGAAAGGACATCAGTTGCAAACCATCCTATCTTAAGCGACTCACAAGTAGATGAATTACCAAAAAACCCTAAATCCGATAAGAAACGTGAGCTTAAGCATGATGGAGTAATCTCTGATATGGATTATTTCAAGAGCAAATTAACAACGGAGTGGTCTGATTCTGAAAGCAGTGATGATGACAATGGCGATGACAACAGTGATTCGGCGTCTTCTGATGACGATGACAAAGATAAACCTAGTCATACTACTGAACATGAAGAAAATCGTGGTAATAACCCTGTTGAAAGAACCCCAAGAAGTGGTGCTCAAGAGTTAGATCTAGAAGACCAAGAAAATACTGTTGGAAAGGATGTAGCCAATGATAAGTCTCAAGTGAATGCAACTGAGGAAGAGGGGCAATTATCAAATCCAGAACATAAGAAAGGAGTTTCTGAGCCGTGTCGACTGTTTGTCCTTAATCTGCCATATTCGACCAC TGAGGAGGAACTGGAAGAGCATTTCAGTCAGTTTGGCAGTGTCTCACAGGTTCATTTGCTTGTTCATGAGGTTACAAAACGATCCAAAGGAATAgcttttattcatttttcagTTCCAGAATTTGCAGCCAG GGCGCTAGAAGAGTCGAACAATTCAATCTTCCAGGGGAGATTATTGCGTGTTATACCAGCTAAAAGCAATGAAGA GAACAAGGACCAAGGCTCTAAAACTCACAAACAACGAAGAGAGGAAGAAAGGAAAGCAGCTGAAGCTAAAGGAGATACCAGAGCATGGAATAGTCTGTTCATGCGCCAGGATACA aTTACAGAAAACGTTACTCGGAAACATGGTGTTAGTAAAAGTGATTTATTGGGTCCAGAAGCTGATGATGTTGCTGCAAATGTTGCTCTGGGAGAAACTGATGTgattttagaaacaaaaaatgcatttaaaaagGCTGGAGTGAATGTGGAGTCTTTGGAGGAGCTTGCGGAGGGTAAAGTTTATGGCGTTAAAAGAAGTAACCATGTACTTTTAGCAAAAAATTTGCCATATGGTGCTACGGAAAATGAACTTGCAGAGATGTTTGGGAAATTTGGTAGTTTGGATAAAATAATTCTCCCCTCGACAAGAACATTGGCCCTG GTTATTTTTCTCGAACCAGCAGAAGCTAAAGCTGCTTTTGGAGGTTTAGCTTACAAGAAATACAG GGCTGCTCCCTTATACTTGGAGTGGGCTCCTTCCGATGTTCTTAGCCCAAAATCACAATCTAAAAATGATGAGGTGAATAATGGAATATCTGAAAAGGATGTCAAGCGAGTGATATTAGAGAAAGATGTGGAAAAAATATCAGATGTTGATATTGATCCGGACAGAATAGAG GCTCGGTCCCTGTTTGTCAAGAACCTAAATTTCAAGACAACAGATGAGGGTTTGAGGGAACATTTCAGTAAACACATGAAAGAGGGACGGATTTTGAGTGTCAAG GTGAAGAAGCATttgaaaaaagggaaaaatgttTCTATGGGATTTGGATTTGTTGAGTTTGACTCTGCAGAGACTGCTACAAGTGTTTGCAACGATTTACAG ggggctgttttggacaGTTATGCTCATATTTTACAACCTTGTCATGTCAAGAATGTTGGTAAAGTACAAAAGAAAGTTGAGAAAGACAAGAGTTCAACTAAGTTGCTTGTGAGAAATGTTGCTTTTGAGGCAACAAAGAAGGATCTGAGACAGTTATTTAGCCCATTTGGCCAG attaaaaaattaaaattgccAATGAAGTTTGGAAATCATAGAGGCTTTGCTTTTGTGGAGTATGTTACTCAGCAGGAGGCACAAAATGCTCTTACAGCACTCTCAAGCACCCACTTGTATGGCAGACATCTG GTGATTGAGAGAGCAAAAGAAGGTGAGAGTTTGAAGGAACTGCGAGCTAGAACTGCTGCTCAATTTAATGAACATAGTGGATTTCAAGATACTAACTTATCCAAGAAAAGGAAGGCCATCAGTATGTTAGATGAAGgaaatatgaaatttaaaaGGTTTGATTAG
- the LOC25499208 gene encoding histone H1, producing MTSSVEEPTVSAVEQTIVEEPAAVDPLPPVVNESDEPTAAKPKKAPKEPKPRKPASKNTRTHPTYEEMVTDAIVTLKEKNGSSQYALAKFIEEKHKNLPANFKKILLVQIKKLVASGKLVKVKGSYKLPAKSAAPAKKPAAAKPKPKPKAKAPVAKAPAAKSKAKAAPAKAKAKAKAKAAPAKAKPAAKAKPAAKAKPAAKAKPVAKAKPKAKAPVAKANAVPVAAKAKPAAKAKPAAKAKPAARPAKASRTSTRTSPGKRAAAAKPAVKKAATPVKKAVPAKKAATPVKKAAPARKAPAKGGVGSEKGEG from the exons ATGACTTCCTCTGTTGAAGAACCCACCGTCTCCGCCGTCGAGCAAACCATTGTGGAGGAGCCGGCCGCCGTCGACCCTCTCCCACCTGTTGTCAATGAATCTGACGAGCCCACTGCCGCCAAGCCAAAGAAAGCCCCCAAAGAGCCAAAACCCAGAAAGCCCGCTTCCAAGAACACTCGCACTCACCCTACCTATGAAGAG ATGGTGACGGACGCGATTGTGACTCTTAAGGAGAAAAACGGTTCGAGCCAGTATGCTTTGGCCAAGTTCATCGAAGAGAAGCATAAGAATCTTCCAGCGAACTTCAAGAAGATTCTTCTGGTTCAGATCAAGAAGCTTGTTGCTTCTGGGAAGCTTGTTAAGGTCAAGGGATCGTACAAGTTACCAGCTAAGTCTGCTGCTCCAGCTAAGAAGCCAGCTGCCGcaaagcccaagcccaagcccaagGCGAAAGCACCTGTAGCCAAGGCTCCAGCTGCTAAGTCTAAGGCGAAAGCTGCTCCTGCTAAGGCTAAGGCTAAGGCTAAGGCCAAAGCTGCTCCTGCCAAGGCTAAGCCAGCTGCCAAGGCTAAGCCTGCTGCGAAGGCAAAGCCTGCTGCCAAGGCTAAGCCTGTGGCGAAGGCGAAGCCCAAGGCGAAGGCTCCTGTTGCTAAGGCCAATGCTGTACCTGTGGCTGCTAAGGCAAAGCCCGCGGCTAAGGCTAAGCCAGCTGCCAAGGCGAAACCAGCTGCGAGGCCTGCTAAGGCTTCAAGAACTTCAACAAGGACATCACCTGGGAAGAGAGCTGCTGCGGCAAAACCGGCTGTGAAGAAAGCTGCTACGCCAGTGAAGAAGGCTGTACCGGCGAAAAAGGCTGCTACGCCAGTGAAGAAGGCTGCACCAGCAAGGAAGGCTCCAGCAAAAGGGGGGGTAGGAAGTGAAAAGGGGGAGGGGTAA